The Bombus fervidus isolate BK054 chromosome 17, iyBomFerv1, whole genome shotgun sequence DNA segment ATAGCCGAACGGCCCTGGATCATTCGATGCTTTTAGGATTGTGATTACCAATGTCGCCATCATGCTGCGTCTTTGCGTGCTGCGTGCCATTGGTAGAGCGCAGTTCTAGTTGCGTCGTTCGTTCAGTGAAACGTGATCGTTCGCCGCCTATGTATCTTTGTAGACTGTTTCCGACAGCaacataaaatgtataaatatgagTAATACAGGGAATGAGCAATCGTAACAAAACTACGTGTTGatgttaaaatacaaattaaagtaATTGTTCGATATCGGCTGTGTTCGTAAACGAGTTATGTATTggttttatatgttttaccGAGGCCACCGTCGAACTTTGACAGACGCTAGCATGTCACGTCTAAACGTGATAATCTTTGTGCTAGGTGCTTGGAATGTTATTAACGCAgtaagttaattaattattcacaaATTTACGATGTTACGAGTATCGTACAAATAATTCATCGTCTATACCACACCCTGGTGTCGTAAAACATCTCGCATTCGTGACGTCATCTCAGCCTATCCTCGTGAAAATTTACCGTTGATATCGTCGCTGCGGCTGTTGCATTTGTCCAAAGAAGtccattaaatttaattatacctTTGCCTTGTGCGTTAAGGGGACATTAACTGATGTCACTTGATCTTTATTTGCCCTGATGAGATCAATGCAGATCTTTTTAACTGCTCTTATTGAAATCAATGTTCCTGTTTAAAAGAATTcgcaaaattttctttcgagaTTAATGTCATACTTTCTGTTTACATAAActttttacaaaatgtttGTATACTTCGAAAAAGGTTATTTAGGACctcaaattgtataaatatattttatgataaaaaataatttcttgaaaaatgaatCATGAGTTGAGACGGTGTAAtagtttatttttgttatcatttgttacaataaaagatatgaTAAGTAAATAAGAAATGATGATTTGTAAATGCAAGAGAGTAGATAAACAGatactttatttctttaacaatgtaatgtaattacaggatgtttaatttataacatataataactTCATAATTGATGTTAGTCCTATCTCTTATCAAATGATTGCACTATGAAAGAATTTCAATGTCTTTATACATGATCTCATATTGCTCTCATGGCAGTGATTCAttacttattaatattgtatagTTGAcgcaataatttaaattcaataaaaattagattgaattgaaaaatttaaataatttaaattgataTGTCTTTGatcaatatttttgctttatattgctataaattagaaatacattttgaagcaatatttaaaatgtattttgttaAAAGATAAGTTGTTTAATATTTGTCAACAGGTATCTGCAACACAAGATGGTCAATGTATTTGGTATGGAGAATGTTATACAGACATATATATGCACAAAAAGAATTGCCCTTATACAGGACCAGCTAAGTTATTGGATAATGAAGGTCAAAAACTGTTGGCTAAAAATTGTCCTCATTTAATGATTGATTCTGGAAATGGGATTAATACCTGCTGCGATACAAATCAGTTAAAAACAATGGATCAAAATATTAAGCTAgcatctaattttttaaacagatGTCCTAGCTGTTTGGATAATTTAGTAAAGCATTTCTGTGAATTTACTTGTAGCACAGTACAAAGCAAGTTTATCAACGTTACAGAAATACAAACAGAGAAAggtaatttgattatttaacaATGTTTCTGTAAATATAAAGTCACTgtaatatgtattaaataataatatataaattttgtttttagaaGTAAAATATGTCAATGgtatagatttatatataacaaataagtATTTGGAAGGTACATTTAATTCCTGTAACAAAGTATCAGTACCTAGCACTGGACAATTAGCAATGGATTTAATGTGTGGCATATGGGGAGCTAGTAGATGTACCACATTAAAATGGTTCCATTATATGGGTGATGCAGCAAACAATCAATATGTACCATTTcaaattacatataaaaatactgaTGAACCTGTAGGTTCATTTATTCCTGTAGATCCTAAAATTACTCCTTGCAATAAAGCATTAAATGTAAGTATTTGTAAGAGTTAATTagctataaataaattaagctTAATTGGTTTTCATATACTATATCTATATGATATATGAtgtatactatacatatacatattaattaaattatggaGTTAGTATAAATCAAGCTACAaacatgaatattttttagagAATTTGTAATTTGACCTTTTCTCTGaattaacgaaatttattGAATATGTTCTATATATGTAGAAAAATACTCCAGCATGCAGTTGTGTAGACTGCGAAGCCAGTTGCCCAGTACCACCATCACCACCTCCCTTGCCAACACCTTTCACCATTTTTGGCTACGATGGCTATGCTGTAATGATGATCATTACTTTTGTGTGTGGTTCAGCTCTTTTCATCTTATCCATTGTATGCTTCAATAATAGAAAACAAATTGGTAAGGAACttcatttattgtttaaagatatttattcagAAAGAAACATCtcattttttgtatatttgtgaAGGAAATTGctaaatttattgtattatggAAATTGCAGTGTGAAATGCATCTTTTATCCCTCAAACTCTGTaccatattttattcaataataGTTTACACAGTACTGTTTTTACCTTGCATTAGTGACTAATTTTGTATGTAATTATCacttacattattttaaagaGAACAAGTACACTTCAGTTCAaattatcttaatatttaatcCATATCATTGACCTCTCTTCCTTGATAcaggattatttttattgctgTGTTTCTTCTGTATTATCTTATTCTTTGGTTGTGgtttaagaatttattttataaattttgcacTATGCTTGGTTTGATGAACatttgttctttattttttccctcgattaataatttataattatggaggagcatatatatatatatatatatgacaattaaaacaatattaaaaataacatcaAAACATTTTGACAGTCATTATTTCATTGGCAAATGCTTATATTACAATGAAcggtagaaataaaaatatcaactatttttattattcatttctcaTGACAAATATAGTATCATgaataaataagataattgtatgaaattgaaaagattTGATTTAGAATCATCAGTTGTATGTATGGTGTGCGTATATGTATAGTTGCACGAGGTGAGGAAGTAGGAAGGCAGGTGGGTAGACGCCTAGCCGCAGGGTTACACCACCCAGGAGATGGTGCTCGTATTGCTCTCGCCGCAGACCAGGAAGACAGCCCACTTCAATCTAAACGTTCCAGTACGTTCCTATCAAGTGTATCTTCAATATGTGGACTTGTGCTTGAtccttaatttctttttcattactGTATATCGTTTTGTTGTTATGGTATTATGCTTGGTTATCATCCCCATCATTTGTGCTTCGTCATTTTCCTGAGTAAAGAACTTTCCCTTTATTTCTTACTTGTGTATTGTTACTATGTATTGTCATCATTAAAGTACTTCCAAATTTCTCCATATTAATGTTTCTCAAAATGTATGCAGTATGTTATGGGAACATATCCTAAAATTAGCGAACAGAATAAGTAAATCAGTTTATTAAATACTTGTTATATCACTGTTGTAAACATTGCATAATATTTCGATTCAAAGTATATATGGTATTTACTAGGTACTTTTATACTtccataattaatattcattttattaacatacggaataagttaaatttaaaatgcttttatatttttacatttatttaattttatattttacactttTAATGTTCTACATtctttaatagaaatattcaaaacatTATGGTTGCCTgcaatatatttgatatttaaaattttaagttGCTGAATCGAaccaattattatttgttttttctatgtttatattaattatttctactttaaattgttttagtacaaaatttatatgttatttcaatattttcgttgcaacatttttattctgtACAACTGAATGAATAGTTTGCTTAATGTATCTGTTTACAGCACactatttacaatttatttcactTACTGCAGCACTTTCTGGACATATACATTACAATATGCTCTTTTCCGTAACACAAAAACTTTTATAGGTGTGATATCTGCAGATGATTTGCCGAGCGGATTCGACGATGAAGAACAATCAACATTCATCGAAAGATTAGGTGCAGGCACTGACAAACTGTTAGCAGAATTCTTTTGTTGGTGGGGTACAGGTATGTGATTATTTCATTGCATAATGTTacaaaagtattatatttcaataacggTCAGAAgtattcaatttctttctttagcATGCGCGTCACGACCGTGGTTTGTCCTTTTTGTTGGTTTCTTATTTATCATTAGTTTGGGAcatggaataaaatatatacatgttaCCACTGATCCAGTTGAATTATGGGCTGCTCCACAATCTCGATCACgaattgaaaaagaatatttcgatCAACATTTTGAACCATTCTATAGAACtgaacaaataattataacatcAATTGGTTTGCCGAACGTAAGTTTTGATCActggaagaataaaattattttttagcaATATATAGAAGACGTAAAGctatatcaattatttttagattGTACATAATACATCCAATGGTCCAGTTATCTTTGGTCCTGTATTTAATGATACCTTTCTCAAAACTATCTACAAATTacaagaagaaataaagaagataataaCTCCAAATAATTATACCTTAGCAAACATATGTTTTGCTCCATTAACCAGTCCATTTACGGGACCACCAACAGTATCACAATGTGTCATTCAAAGTATTTGGGGATATTGGCAAGACAGTGTAGAAACTTTTGATTACACTACTGTAGATGATGATAATTTTACAGTAAATTATTTAGATCACTTCAGAGTTTGTTCGCAGTAAGCTAATTTGATTATAGAGCATCATACTAGTATTAAGATATATCTTTgctaacaattatttattatatttgatcTTCAGAAACGCATATAATCCTGAATGTCTGGCACCTTATGGTGGTCCCGTGGAACCAGCAATCGCAGTTGGGGGATTTCTATCACCAGGTCAAGATCTCCAGAATCCTTCATATGAGAAAGCCACAGCAGTAATTTTATCTATACtagtaaataattatcataataaatCCAAGTTACATCCAGCAATGGAATGGGAGATGAGGTGATTAAATCGCATAGAgtgaaaaagaatatttaagtgTTTGTTCTTCATTATTTAAGTGATATTGTAATTTTAGTTACgtcaaatttatgaaaaattggaTAGCAACAAAGAAACCAGCATTTATGGATATTGCTTTTACTTCAGAACGTTCAATAGAGGATGAATTAAATCGTGAATCTCAATCAGATGTTTTAACTATTCTTGtctcatatattattatgtttgcATATATTGCGATTTCTCTTGGGCAGTTAAAAAATTGCAGTCGACTTTTGGTAAAAatgacaaaagaaaaaaattcaaaatcagATATGGTAtcacatatttattttactgatGTATATCTAACAtttacttctttatttttagatCGATTCTAAAATTACACTTGGCCTTGGTGGTGTACTTTTGGTATTGGCCTCTGTTGTTTGTTCTGTTGGTTTATTTGGTTTTGTTGGCATTCCGGCTACGCTGATTATTATTGAAGTCATACCATTCCTTGTCCTTGCTGTTGGAGTAGACAATATTTTCATACTTGTCCAAACACATCAAAGGGAAAGTCGTCGTCCTAATGAATCAATACCTGAACATATCGGTCGTATTCTCGGTCAAGTGGGACCAAGTATGTTGCTTACCAGTGTGTCGGAAAGTTGTTGTTTCTTCCTtggtaaatattgaaaagattCACATGTATTAAGTATGAACTAAGGAACGTCGAGTATAATATGCTGAAAATATTACGTTTCTTTAGGTGGATTATCTGATATGCCTGCCGTTAAAGCTTTTGCTCTATATGCCGGTATGGCATTATTGGTAGATTTTGTGCTACAAGTAACCTGTTTTGTTAGCTTATTAGCATTAGATACTGTTCGTCAAGCAgtatgtattaataaaattgaatagtaCATATTCTGAAACAAAAGTTTGGTGTAACTggcatttttatatattttttagaacAACAAACTTGATGTATGTTGTTTTATTCGTGGATCGAAGAAAGACGACGGGGAGGAAGTAGTAAACGGAATTTTGTATAAACTTTTCAAAGTTGTGTATGTTCCACTATTGTTGAAAAAATGGGTGCGTGCATTTGTTATGATAGTATTTTTTGGATGGATTTGTTCAAGCATTGCGGTTGTTCCGCACATTGAAATTGGTCTAGATCAGGAACTTTCTATGCCTGAAGACAGTTTtgtcttgaaatatttcaaagtaagtaatataatatttacaatgaaaAACACAAATACTTAAGAAATGGTTAtagcattttcttcttttcttttcaagtttttaaataattacttatCTATTGGACCACCAATGTACTTTGTTGTAAAAGaaggattaaattattctaaCAAAGATATACAGAATCTTGTATGTGGCGGTCAATATTGTAATAACGATTCGGTATCGACTCAAATATTTATAGCATCAAAACAATCAAATAGGTAATTGTTacatttattgtataaattatattgtatcgAATCATAAAACAGACTTATTAAAATAACTGTTTATTTAGGACATACATAGCAAAACCTGCATCATCGTGGCTAGATGATTATATCGACTGGTCTCAATTGTCGATGTgttgcaaatattttgtttcaaatgATTCTTTCTGTCCACATACAggtataaaattgaattttcttataatatcTCACGATATTGAAAAGAgaacgaaaatatatatttcatgtttTCAGGATCTAGTAAATATTGCTCTTCGTGTAATATCACCTCAAATAATATTGGAAGACCTATACCAACGGACTTTGAACGATATGTATCATTTTTCTTGCAAGATAATCCCGATGAAATGTGCGCTAAAGCAGGTCATGCTGCTTATGGTCGCGGTGTTAATTATGTTACTGACCTTGAAACAGGTCTGTCGAAAGTCGGGGCGTCCTATTTTATGGCTTACCATACTATATTAAAAACATCTGCCGATTATTACGAATCGATGAGAGCTGCAAGAGCTATATCAGCAAATATAACAGAGAcgattaacaattatttaagaaGTATCGGTGACAGTTCAACTGTTGACGTGTTTCCGTACagcatattttatgttttttacgAGCAGTACTTAACAATGTGGCCGgacacgttatatagtataggGATATCCTTAATTGCTATTTTTGTGGTAACTTTCCTTTTGATGGGTTTGGACATATTTTCCTCTGTTATTGTTGTAATTACCATTATGATGATTGTGGTCAATATTGGTGGTTTAATGTATTGGTGGCGCATAACATTAAACGCAGTATCCCTCGTTAACCTTGTTATGGTAAGTATATCGAGTTTCAGATTTTAAACATAGAATGTCATTGGGAAAGTAAACAATGTATTTTTTCTGCAGGCTGTTGGAATTGCCGTTGAATTTTGTAGTCATTTGGTACATTCCTTCTCAGTATCGGTAAAAACAACACGCGTTGAAAGGGTTGCTGATGCATTAACGAATATGGGAAGTTCAATTTTTAGCGGTATCACTCTTACGAAATTTGGTGGAATTATAGTACTCGGTTTTGCTAGGAGTCAAATCTTTAAGGTAGGTCTTAATAATTACGTTTATTTGCGTTGtccttatatatattattcctgttttataataaaactaaaGTAATTGTTGAAAAAATCTTCAGGTATTCTACTTCAGAATGTACCTGGGTATTGTATTGTTTGGGGCTGCACATGGTCTAATATTCCTGCCAGTATTATTAAGTTACATTGGTAAGATTGATTTATTAGTTATGgttttattatcatattctcgcattaaaatcaatttttccatATAAATCAAACTAAATTCCTTAAAACACCAGTGCCACTTAACATAGTAAAAAATaagtttaattttcatatccCTAGACATTAGGAAGTACAATCGACATACAAAAAGGTTGTGCTCTGCAGACAAAGTATATGGTCCCTTACATCTTTTTGCTTCACTATTaacatttgtatatatttgtttttgttcGCATGCCAACTTTTGACATTTATCTTTAAGTATTGACGATCTTCTAGTAATTTCTATTCGAaagaactaaaaaaaaaaaaagtacagTATCAACTTAAGAGAGCTTTGGTCATGGCTTCTGGTGGTTCTAGGCACACCAATGAACAGAGAAAAGTTAGCAAATCACAAGAGAGCAATGCAAGGAAATCTGGACAACGTACAGGAGACTTCCTTGAATCATCGCGTAAGCAAACTCAATTCTCCTCCCACACCCACCACAAGCACACCTACGTTCAGAGTGCTTGAATATGAAAGATAGGTACGCAGGatacacatatatttacaCTTCCTTTCGTATCATTACAATATTTCTATCTTTGTTCGACTTGATATTCAACACAGCTTTATGCAACACCCGgctttatttcaaaattagtCTATAAAAAcagtatttatttatgattACATGAAACtagtattgtaaatatttctgaCACATTGAATGGTATTTAGAGCACTTAACAGATACTGGAAAGTGCAAACACTATAAGCTTCTTTCTGAGATTTCTTTATTACGACGCAATCTGTGTATGTCGATGAGTGTGGGAtgggatatatatatatatatctatcaaTTTCTACGAAAGTATACTGCTTTGTTAATGTAATTTTCCTTTCATTGTTTCAATAACTATAAATTAGTTGCGAAATTCCTCTTTTCTATTTCATACGTTTCATGAATGCTCTTGTGGTATAATTGCCATTGCGTGTATTATAAAATCAAGTACATATCACAAATGCTATTGGTAATCtgatttaataacaaaaatataattgacggTGGAAGTAGTTGTCAGCTTTTTGATCGTGTTAAGTTATTTTGCAACATCATTTAAAAGAGGGATATGGAAAGATGGAAAGATGTATTGCCACTGGTGAATAGATCTCATGTCTTCCTCCTTTTCAAACATATCATTatttttgttctctttttctattaaatattatttgcattataatttatttgtttaacatGCTTTTAGCCAGCTACGATATATAATGGATATCGGAGTAATAAAGACTCAAGTTAtgtctattttttattattatttgcagGCGTGATGTCGCGCCGAGGGCGTAGAAAAGCCCACGAATGTGCCAGCAGGGCTAGA contains these protein-coding regions:
- the Npc1a gene encoding Niemann-Pick type C-1a isoform X5 is translated as MYWFYMFYRGHRRTLTDASMSRLNVIIFVLGAWNVINAVSATQDGQCIWYGECYTDIYMHKKNCPYTGPAKLLDNEGQKLLAKNCPHLMIDSGNGINTCCDTNQLKTMDQNIKLASNFLNRCPSCLDNLVKHFCEFTCSTVQSKFINVTEIQTEKEVKYVNGIDLYITNKYLEGTFNSCNKVSVPSTGQLAMDLMCGIWGASRCTTLKWFHYMGDAANNQYVPFQITYKNTDEPVGSFIPVDPKITPCNKALNKNTPACSCVDCEASCPVPPSPPPLPTPFTIFGYDGYAVMMIITFVCGSALFILSIVCFNNRKQIGVISADDLPSGFDDEEQSTFIERLGAGTDKLLAEFFCWWGTACASRPWFVLFVGFLFIISLGHGIKYIHVTTDPVELWAAPQSRSRIEKEYFDQHFEPFYRTEQIIITSIGLPNIVHNTSNGPVIFGPVFNDTFLKTIYKLQEEIKKIITPNNYTLANICFAPLTSPFTGPPTVSQCVIQSIWGYWQDSVETFDYTTVDDDNFTVNYLDHFRVCSQNAYNPECLAPYGGPVEPAIAVGGFLSPGQDLQNPSYEKATAVILSILVNNYHNKSKLHPAMEWEMSYVKFMKNWIATKKPAFMDIAFTSERSIEDELNRESQSDVLTILVSYIIMFAYIAISLGQLKNCSRLLIDSKITLGLGGVLLVLASVVCSVGLFGFVGIPATLIIIEVIPFLVLAVGVDNIFILVQTHQRESRRPNESIPEHIGRILGQVGPSMLLTSVSESCCFFLGGLSDMPAVKAFALYAGMALLVDFVLQVTCFVSLLALDTVRQANNKLDVCCFIRGSKKDDGEEVVNGILYKLFKVVYVPLLLKKWVRAFVMIVFFGWICSSIAVVPHIEIGLDQELSMPEDSFVLKYFKFLNNYLSIGPPMYFVVKEGLNYSNKDIQNLVCGGQYCNNDSVSTQIFIASKQSNRTYIAKPASSWLDDYIDWSQLSMCCKYFVSNDSFCPHTGSSKYCSSCNITSNNIGRPIPTDFERYVSFFLQDNPDEMCAKAGHAAYGRGVNYVTDLETGLSKVGASYFMAYHTILKTSADYYESMRAARAISANITETINNYLRSIGDSSTVDVFPYSIFYVFYEQYLTMWPDTLYSIGISLIAIFVVTFLLMGLDIFSSVIVVITIMMIVVNIGGLMYWWRITLNAVSLVNLVMAVGIAVEFCSHLVHSFSVSVKTTRVERVADALTNMGSSIFSGITLTKFGGIIVLGFARSQIFKVFYFRMYLGIVLFGAAHGLIFLPVLLSYIGVMSRRGRRKAHECASRARNESRSQVCGPDSPLLQNDNNQYPTTSYASVNSIEQLHQVTF
- the Npc1a gene encoding Niemann-Pick type C-1a isoform X3; translated protein: MYWFYMFYRGHRRTLTDASMSRLNVIIFVLGAWNVINAVSATQDGQCIWYGECYTDIYMHKKNCPYTGPAKLLDNEGQKLLAKNCPHLMIDSGNGINTCCDTNQLKTMDQNIKLASNFLNRCPSCLDNLVKHFCEFTCSTVQSKFINVTEIQTEKEVKYVNGIDLYITNKYLEGTFNSCNKVSVPSTGQLAMDLMCGIWGASRCTTLKWFHYMGDAANNQYVPFQITYKNTDEPVGSFIPVDPKITPCNKALNKNTPACSCVDCEASCPVPPSPPPLPTPFTIFGYDGYAVMMIITFVCGSALFILSIVCFNNRKQIVARGEEVGRQVGRRLAAGLHHPGDGARIALAADQEDSPLQSKRSNDLPSGFDDEEQSTFIERLGAGTDKLLAEFFCWWGTACASRPWFVLFVGFLFIISLGHGIKYIHVTTDPVELWAAPQSRSRIEKEYFDQHFEPFYRTEQIIITSIGLPNIVHNTSNGPVIFGPVFNDTFLKTIYKLQEEIKKIITPNNYTLANICFAPLTSPFTGPPTVSQCVIQSIWGYWQDSVETFDYTTVDDDNFTVNYLDHFRVCSQNAYNPECLAPYGGPVEPAIAVGGFLSPGQDLQNPSYEKATAVILSILVNNYHNKSKLHPAMEWEMSYVKFMKNWIATKKPAFMDIAFTSERSIEDELNRESQSDVLTILVSYIIMFAYIAISLGQLKNCSRLLIDSKITLGLGGVLLVLASVVCSVGLFGFVGIPATLIIIEVIPFLVLAVGVDNIFILVQTHQRESRRPNESIPEHIGRILGQVGPSMLLTSVSESCCFFLGGLSDMPAVKAFALYAGMALLVDFVLQVTCFVSLLALDTVRQANNKLDVCCFIRGSKKDDGEEVVNGILYKLFKVVYVPLLLKKWVRAFVMIVFFGWICSSIAVVPHIEIGLDQELSMPEDSFVLKYFKFLNNYLSIGPPMYFVVKEGLNYSNKDIQNLVCGGQYCNNDSVSTQIFIASKQSNRTYIAKPASSWLDDYIDWSQLSMCCKYFVSNDSFCPHTGSSKYCSSCNITSNNIGRPIPTDFERYVSFFLQDNPDEMCAKAGHAAYGRGVNYVTDLETGLSKVGASYFMAYHTILKTSADYYESMRAARAISANITETINNYLRSIGDSSTVDVFPYSIFYVFYEQYLTMWPDTLYSIGISLIAIFVVTFLLMGLDIFSSVIVVITIMMIVVNIGGLMYWWRITLNAVSLVNLVMAVGIAVEFCSHLVHSFSVSVKTTRVERVADALTNMGSSIFSGITLTKFGGIIVLGFARSQIFKVFYFRMYLGIVLFGAAHGLIFLPVLLSYIGVMSRRGRRKAHECASRARNESRSQVCGPDSPLLQNDNNQYPTTSYASVNSIEQLHQVTF
- the Npc1a gene encoding Niemann-Pick type C-1a isoform X4 — encoded protein: MYWFYMFYRGHRRTLTDASMSRLNVIIFVLGAWNVINAVSATQDGQCIWYGECYTDIYMHKKNCPYTGPAKLLDNEGQKLLAKNCPHLMIDSGNGINTCCDTNQLKTMDQNIKLASNFLNRCPSCLDNLVKHFCEFTCSTVQSKFINVTEIQTEKEVKYVNGIDLYITNKYLEGTFNSCNKVSVPSTGQLAMDLMCGIWGASRCTTLKWFHYMGDAANNQYVPFQITYKNTDEPVGSFIPVDPKITPCNKALNKNTPACSCVDCEASCPVPPSPPPLPTPFTIFGYDGYAVMMIITFVCGSALFILSIVCFNNRKQIVARGEEVGRQVGRRLAAGLHHPGDGARIALAADQEDSPLQSKRSSVISADDLPSGFDDEEQSTFIERLGAGTDKLLAEFFCWWGTACASRPWFVLFVGFLFIISLGHGIKYIHVTTDPVELWAAPQSRSRIEKEYFDQHFEPFYRTEQIIITSIGLPNIVHNTSNGPVIFGPVFNDTFLKTIYKLQEEIKKIITPNNYTLANICFAPLTSPFTGPPTVSQCVIQSIWGYWQDSVETFDYTTVDDDNFTVNYLDHFRVCSQNAYNPECLAPYGGPVEPAIAVGGFLSPGQDLQNPSYEKATAVILSILVNNYHNKSKLHPAMEWEMSYVKFMKNWIATKKPAFMDIAFTSERSIEDELNRESQSDVLTILVSYIIMFAYIAISLGQLKNCSRLLIDSKITLGLGGVLLVLASVVCSVGLFGFVGIPATLIIIEVIPFLVLAVGVDNIFILVQTHQRESRRPNESIPEHIGRILGQVGPSMLLTSVSESCCFFLGGLSDMPAVKAFALYAGMALLVDFVLQVTCFVSLLALDTVRQANNKLDVCCFIRGSKKDDGEEVVNGILYKLFKVVYVPLLLKKWVRAFVMIVFFGWICSSIAVVPHIEIGLDQELSMPEDSFVLKYFKFLNNYLSIGPPMYFVVKEGLNYSNKDIQNLVCGGQYCNNDSVSTQIFIASKQSNRTYIAKPASSWLDDYIDWSQLSMCCKYFVSNDSFCPHTGSSKYCSSCNITSNNIGRPIPTDFERYVSFFLQDNPDEMCAKAGHAAYGRGVNYVTDLETGLSKVGASYFMAYHTILKTSADYYESMRAARAISANITETINNYLRSIGDSSTVDVFPYSIFYVFYEQYLTMWPDTLYSIGISLIAIFVVTFLLMGLDIFSSVIVVITIMMIVVNIGGLMYWWRITLNAVSLVNLVMAVGIAVEFCSHLVHSFSVSVKTTRVERVADALTNMGSSIFSGITLTKFGGIIVLGFARSQIFKVFYFRMYLGIVLFGAAHGLIFLPVLLSYIGTPMNREKLANHKRAMQGNLDNVQETSLNHRA
- the Npc1a gene encoding Niemann-Pick type C-1a isoform X1, with product MYWFYMFYRGHRRTLTDASMSRLNVIIFVLGAWNVINAVSATQDGQCIWYGECYTDIYMHKKNCPYTGPAKLLDNEGQKLLAKNCPHLMIDSGNGINTCCDTNQLKTMDQNIKLASNFLNRCPSCLDNLVKHFCEFTCSTVQSKFINVTEIQTEKEVKYVNGIDLYITNKYLEGTFNSCNKVSVPSTGQLAMDLMCGIWGASRCTTLKWFHYMGDAANNQYVPFQITYKNTDEPVGSFIPVDPKITPCNKALNKNTPACSCVDCEASCPVPPSPPPLPTPFTIFGYDGYAVMMIITFVCGSALFILSIVCFNNRKQIVARGEEVGRQVGRRLAAGLHHPGDGARIALAADQEDSPLQSKRSSVISADDLPSGFDDEEQSTFIERLGAGTDKLLAEFFCWWGTACASRPWFVLFVGFLFIISLGHGIKYIHVTTDPVELWAAPQSRSRIEKEYFDQHFEPFYRTEQIIITSIGLPNIVHNTSNGPVIFGPVFNDTFLKTIYKLQEEIKKIITPNNYTLANICFAPLTSPFTGPPTVSQCVIQSIWGYWQDSVETFDYTTVDDDNFTVNYLDHFRVCSQNAYNPECLAPYGGPVEPAIAVGGFLSPGQDLQNPSYEKATAVILSILVNNYHNKSKLHPAMEWEMSYVKFMKNWIATKKPAFMDIAFTSERSIEDELNRESQSDVLTILVSYIIMFAYIAISLGQLKNCSRLLIDSKITLGLGGVLLVLASVVCSVGLFGFVGIPATLIIIEVIPFLVLAVGVDNIFILVQTHQRESRRPNESIPEHIGRILGQVGPSMLLTSVSESCCFFLGGLSDMPAVKAFALYAGMALLVDFVLQVTCFVSLLALDTVRQANNKLDVCCFIRGSKKDDGEEVVNGILYKLFKVVYVPLLLKKWVRAFVMIVFFGWICSSIAVVPHIEIGLDQELSMPEDSFVLKYFKFLNNYLSIGPPMYFVVKEGLNYSNKDIQNLVCGGQYCNNDSVSTQIFIASKQSNRTYIAKPASSWLDDYIDWSQLSMCCKYFVSNDSFCPHTGSSKYCSSCNITSNNIGRPIPTDFERYVSFFLQDNPDEMCAKAGHAAYGRGVNYVTDLETGLSKVGASYFMAYHTILKTSADYYESMRAARAISANITETINNYLRSIGDSSTVDVFPYSIFYVFYEQYLTMWPDTLYSIGISLIAIFVVTFLLMGLDIFSSVIVVITIMMIVVNIGGLMYWWRITLNAVSLVNLVMAVGIAVEFCSHLVHSFSVSVKTTRVERVADALTNMGSSIFSGITLTKFGGIIVLGFARSQIFKVFYFRMYLGIVLFGAAHGLIFLPVLLSYIGVMSRRGRRKAHECASRARNESRSQVCGPDSPLLQNDNNQYPTTSYASVNSIEQLHQVTF